One Ctenopharyngodon idella isolate HZGC_01 chromosome 9, HZGC01, whole genome shotgun sequence DNA window includes the following coding sequences:
- the akap11 gene encoding A-kinase anchor protein 11 isoform X3, translated as MDACARIRGVPLKSRATMKKETIREGSNPCLKSLLKHKKELCNVVVELHNKEPQCLSEVHYVCLPSHAEGEDFTLQALTSLSTEMMELLRSLRVHTLKDEEILLLKDPKRPFERKDSVSQACSRALCILRHSPTPQISVCTMLGLLARYTAGIRYALELQVLQRGTSEACQAEDDDTNQSVSSIEEDFVTAFEHLEEEDTGAHSQRNQRDVASQTVPYTHLKDLTGSRIIISSIPRKSVRKGKAAAKVSETVLKSTAWPEISEIPYGLSSLPKGRATSLTESDESDCSSPSPIIFLDEVGYQKSLKAKLDIPKIPILKDGVEDSDSEVSEFFDSFDQFDELDQSSDSNIKVLKEQPLPGQTEKYVDSSGCKFVSRGCSTTAMNPHKFDHRTLPANVKKPTPLKPGSPYSIHSDAPDSPRPARTPCEEGGPLFSPVRSSAFSPLGEGGSLEYFWKADGDGSELRKPQDLCSLYKTYSDFANSLSKEILGSVCGYSSPVDFNINKNLSCVCHKEFKNTNGHLMKLSDIQETVTITKSQSQTLKDGIQKFATDLVEMSLGSALRDLQKGVSSCTTTLCHLAARLTSSVFQMAFHEIGMRHAYVLKERAINGLAGFLVGEAISGALKEFLFVKKQIFNNTVTRFAADLAEELVFEGIMEVCQFSHPSTPLTPGDWSFEQDEEVVSSYASDLSESVLQEAFIELSQADVTFTTQAAISVSVDNICYVSAEDSSLITKTCSAQTSYLGSQAVTEAANQEPDPGCTVKKALYCVSGIASCVPVPVAGKVISHVQNSDEPSQYKPSIGHVCQTSPKRTICCQGEVASSTSDTSAATQTESSPGPARIQDASGEEIVDGMSTESDSGKPSIGKTFQNFSGNMVDTIVGEAFDLMHSSTKVKKKVEDCADFLSKTIAARISTPSHGIVKSHVSTQRGSSQIPFHLVPKGSSDPSSRSVCPVSKLTPEVRSVVRRDTLEVPSFEVASCGGRKVGAEDFSSSNSGTKSVEIPSTPPSSPQQPSEQYSEKQIRQFSKKLKGTLAKEFSPATPPPTPYYPPATDTKEAGSVSDKADFMLKLIRSLSEEAGSNEDEEENQKDGPHTRNCQSELSPNVRSRMFERSALHYAERLACHIVSMATEMDTLSLGDVKKPMGDESKGSVALHSAQFSEQTLNSLWTYAGEVAGEVINDVKRMMSSTHCRHKTIKRGSVNSTDKCQSGDGLLGSLTCQLSGDVQASGMSSEYPSCESVTDEYAGYLIKVLKKEGGNRELILDQYATRLAYRSIKSGLAHAARKIKQRSPLRLHSSRRLHNDRSPDVSQIPISKSTHTALTDGKDGSSCESLPCACQDSQDMSSNEYVELVNFAESLAYNITCDVTRKLRMSSVRLPKSLTDSCLYRKSSVEDMRENLIKNTFSCSLLTYTETNRLYHSTSSLNDSKSNSSVMQVIEHYARKIVDDTLEMTLGPACVQAAGDRRALEPNSFTEKLAEAYETCRYCQGRECLFCSRDGRRGFQGLKRRQQESDAVTGLEIPRIHIDLEKRATFAEEMVSSVIEKAKKELSCTSLNADSGIGHDGASFAESLTTEIMTSALSNVCQTVNFGTPRRDGVNVTESTVSQQLSLSVGDDSLGSWSNLSFEEDHPDESSSFHHLSDSDCAEEKEAEAKEDSGGAVRVEREHGQAERALLVVSTDVQGGAMDPQLTAVLQWIAASIADLSLMQLSHFSGQELQQLPAVAQRLREREFRVADLLQALLRYFEECRTEVEPEAGNTRRSHKSLFQWLLEQA; from the exons ATGGATGCCTGTGCACGGATCAGAGGGGTCCCTTTAAAGAGCCGTGCCACTATGAAGAAAGAG aCCATCCGTGAGGGCTCAAACCCGTGCCTGAAGAGTCTGTTGAAACACAAGAAGGAGCTGTGCAATGTGGTAGTGGAGCTGCATAATAAAGAACCACAGTGTTTATCAGAA GTACATTATGTATGCTTACCTAGTCATGCTGAGGGGGAGGATTTCACTCTACAG GCTCTGACGTCCCTCTCCACTGAGATGATGGAGTTGCTTAGATCACTACGTGTTCATACTCTTAAAGATGAAGAGATTCTGCTCCTCAAAGACCCCAAAAGACCATTTGAGAGGAAAGACAGTGTTTCTCAG GCCTGTTCAAGAGCCTTGTGTATATTGAGACATAGCCCCACTCCTCAGATTAGTGTTTGCACCATGCTGGGGTTGTTGGCTCGATACACAGCTGGGATAAGGTATGCCCTGGAGTTACAGGTTCTGCAGAGAGGCACTTCAGAAGCATGTCAAGCTGAGGATGATGACACAAATCAGTCTGTCTCTTCTATTGAAGAGGACTTTGTTACTGCTTTTGAACATCTTGAAGAGGAGGACACAG GTGCCCATAGTCAGAGGAACCAAAGGGACGTGGCATCCCAGACAGTCCCTTACACTCATTTAAAAGACTTAACTGGATCTCGTATTATTATAAGTTCTATACCTAGGAAGTCAGTGCGCAAAGGAAAGGCTGCTGCAAAAGTGTCAGAAACTGTCCTAAAGTCAACAGCGTGGCCCGAAATTTCAGAAATCCCATATGGACTTAGCAGTCTGCCAAAGGGACGTGCTACTTCACTCACGGAGTCAGATGAATCAGACTGCTCAAGTCCCAGTCCTATTATATTCCTGGATGAAGTTGGATATCAGAAGAGTCTTAAAGCAAAACTTGACATTCCCAAGATCCCCATTCTAAAGGATGGAGTAGAAGACTCTGACTCAGAAGTCAGTGAATTTTTCGACAGCTTTGATCAGTTTGATGAACTAGACCAGTCCTCTGATTCCAACATCAAGGTCCTTAAAGAACAGCCCCTCCCTGGTCAAACAGAGAAGTATGTTGACAGCTCTGGATGTAAATTTGTATCAAGGGGGTGCTCGACCACAGCAATGAATCCTCACAAGTTTGATCATAGGACTCTTCCAGCCAATGTCAAGAAACCAACTCCACTTAAACCAGGATCACCGTACAGTATTCACTCTGATGCACCAGATTCCCCACGGCCAGCGAGGACTCCCTGCGAGGAAGGTGGGCCGCTCTTCAGTCCAGTTCGTTCATCTGCATTTAGCCCACTGGGAGAAGGAGGGTCCTTAGAGTATTTTTGGAAGGCAGATGGTGATGGCTCAGAATTACGTAAACCACAGGACCTTTGCTCACTGTACAAAACATACTCTGATTTTGCCAACAGCCTGTCAAAAGAAATTCTTGGATCGGTCTGTGGGTACTCCTCCCCTGttgattttaacattaataagaaCTTGAGCTGTGTGTGTCATAAGGAGTTCAAAAACACTAATGGGCATCTAATGAAGCTCTCAGACATCCAGGAGACAGTCACCATCACTAAATCCCAATCACAGACTCTTAAGGATGGGATTCAGAAGTTTGCTACAGACTTAGTCGAAATGAGCCTTGGAAGTGCCTTAAGGGACTTGCAGAAAGGTGTGTCCTCCTGTACCACTACACTTTGCCATTTGGCTGCAAGGCTGACATCTTCAGTATTTCAAATGGCCTTTCATGAGATAGGTATGCGCCATGCATACGTGTTAAAAGAGCGTGCCATAAATGGTCTGGCCGGGTTCTTAGTAGGAGAAGCCATTTCTGGAGCCCTCAAAGAGTTTCTGTTTGTGAAAAAGCAGATTTTCAACAACACTGTCACACGATTTGCTGCAGATCTTGCTGAGGAATTAGTGTTTGAAGGAATTATGGAGGTTTGCCAGTTTTCACATCCCTCAACGCCACTCACACCAGGTGACTGGTCGTTTGAGCAAGACGAGGAAGTGGTTTCATCCTATGCCTCTGATCTGTCGGAGTCCGTTCTCCAAGAGGCTTTTATAGAGCTCTCACAAGCTGATGTGACATTCACTACCCAGGCAGCTATCAGTGTGTCAGTAGACAATATTTGCTATGTGAGTGCTGAAGATAGTTCTCTCATCACAAAAACCTGCAGTGCCCAAACAAGCTATCTTGGATCTCAGGCCGTCACAGAGGCTGCAAATCAAGAGCCTGATCCTGGTTGCACAGTGAAGAAAGCCTTGTATTGCGTGTCAGGTATCGCCAGTTGTGTTCCAGTTCCTGTGGCTGGCAAGGTCATATCCCATGTACAGAACTCAGATGAACCTTCTCAGTATAAACCCAGTATTGGTCACGTGTGTCAGACCAGCCCTAAAAGAACCATTTGTTGCCAAGGGGAAGTTGCATCATCAACCTCAGATACGTCTGCAGCAACTCAGACTGAATCATCACCTGGTCCCGCAAGAATCCAGGATGCCAGTGGTGAGGAAATTGTCGACGGCATGTCCACTGAAAGTGATTCTGGTAAGCCCTCGATTGGAAAGActtttcaaaacttttctgGAAATATGGTGGACACTATAGTAGGTGAGGCATTCGATCTAATGCATTCTTCTacaaaagtaaagaaaaaagtagAGGACTGTGCAGACTTTTTGAGCAAAACAATAGCAGCTCGCATATCCACTCCAAGCCATGGAATTGTTAAATCACATGTGTCGACTCAGAGAGGTTCCTCTCAGATTCCCTTTCACTTGGTGCCAAAGGGTTCTAGTGACCCATCCTCCAGAAGTGTATGTCCAGTATCCAAGCTCACCCCAGAGGTCCGTTCTGTCGTGAGAAGGGACACGCTGGAAGTACCCAGTTTTGAAGTTGCCTCCTGTGGCGGTAGAAAAGTAGGTGCAGAAGATTTTTCAAGCAGCAACTCTGGAACGAAATCAGTTGAAATTCCTAGCACTCCACCCTCAAGTCCTCAGCAGCCATCGGAACAGTACAGTGAGAAACAGATCAGACAGTTCTCAAAGAAGCTCAAAGGTACGCTTGCAAAAGAATTTTCTCCTGCGACTCCTCCACCCACCCCTTATTACCCGCCTGCCACCGACACCAAAGAAGCTGGTTCAGTTTCAGACAAGGCTGATTTCATGCTGAAACTCATTAGGTCTCTCTCTGAAGAAGCTGGCAGCAATGAAGACGAGGAGGAGAACCAGAAAGATGGTCCACACACTAGAAACTGCCAGTCAGAGCTGAGTCCCAATGTCAGGAGCAGAATGTTCGAGAGGAGTGCGCTCCATTATGCAGAGCGTTTAGCGTGCCACattgtttccatggcaactGAGATGGACACACTAAGTCTTGGAGATGTGAAGAAGCCTATGGGTGACGAGAGCAAAGGCAGTGTTGCCTTGCATAGTGCACAGTTTTCTGAACAGACTTTGAATTCTTTGTGGACATATGCTGGAGAAGTGGCTGGAGAAGTCATCAACGATGTCAAGAGGATGATGAGTTCAACCCACTGTCGTCACAAAACGATAAAAAGAGGATCTGTAAACTCTACTGACAAGTGTCAGAGTGGAGATGGCCTTTTGGGAAGTTTGACTTGTCAATTGTCTGGTGACGTCCAAGCAAGTGGAATGTCATCAGAGTATCCAAGTTGTGAAAGTGTCACTGATGAATATGCAGGATACCTCATTAAGGTTCTCAAGAAAGAGGGAGGTAACCGAGAGCTTATATTGGATCAGTATGCCACTCGTTTGGCATATCGATCTATTAAATCTGGCCTGGCTCATGCGGCAAGAAAAATAAAGCAGAGATCTCCTTTGAGGCTACACTCCTCTAGGCGTTTACACAATGATCGTAGTCCTGATGTCTCTCAAATTCCCATATCCAAGTCAACCCACACTGCACTTACTGATGGAAAAGATGGATCCTCTTGTGAATCTCTGCCATGTGCTTGTCAAGACAGTCAAGACATGAGCAGTAACGAATATGTAGAACTTGTGAACTTTGCTGAGTCGCTCGCCTACAACATCACATGTGACGTTACGAGAAAGTTGAGAATGTCATCAGTTCGACTGCCTAAATCGCTCACTGATTCTTGCCTCTACAGGAAATCCAGTGTCGAGGACATGCGCGAAAATctcatcaaaaatacattttcatgctCTCTTTTAACTTATACAGAAACTAACAGGCTGTATCATAGTACGAGCAGCTTGAATGATAGCAAAAGCAACAGCAGTGTAATGCAAGTGATTGAACATTATGCCAGGAAAATTGTCGATGACACTTTGGAAATGACGCTGGGGCCAGCATGTGTTCAGGCAGCTGGGGACAGGAGGGCACTCGAACCTAATTCCTTCACAGAAAAGCTGGCTGAGGCATATGAAACCTGCCGATACTGCCAAGGTCGAGAATGCCTGTTTTGCAGTAGAGATGGTCGTCGTGGTTTCCAGGGACTGAAAAGAAGGCAACAAGAATCCGATGCAGTGACTGGACTGGAAATTCCTAGAATTCACATTGATTTGGAGAAGAGAGCTACTTTTGCTGAAGAAATGGTGTCCAGTGTCATTGAAAAAGCCAAAAAAGAGCTGAGCTGCACCAGCTTGAATGCAGACAGTGGGATTGGTCATGATGGCGCAAGCTTTGCAGAAAGTCTTACCACAGAGATTATGACATCTGCATTGTCCAACGTCTGCCAAACCGTCAATTTCGG TACTCCTAGAAGGGATGGCGTCAATGTGACGGAGTCAACAGTGAGTCAACAGCTTAGTTTGAGTGTTGGTGATGACAGTCTTGGAAGCTGGTCCAATCTGAGTTTTGAAGAAGACCACCCAgatgagagcagcagctttcacCATCTAAGTGACAG TGACTGTGCTGAAGAGAAGGAAGCTGAGGCCAAAGAGGATTCAGGCG GAGCGGTGCGAGTGGAGAGGGAACATGGGCAGGCAGAAAGAGCTCTTTTGGTGGTCAGTACCGATGTCCAGGGTGGGGCTATGGACCCCCAGCTGACGGCTGTGCTCCAGTGGATCGCCGCCTCTATTGCTGATCTGTCTTTAATGCAGCTTAGCCATTTCTCAGGCCAGGAGCTCCAGCAG CTGCCGGCCGTGGCCCAGAGGCTGAGGGAGAGAGAGTTCAGGGTCGCCGACCTCCTGCAGGCTCTGCTGAGATACTTTGAAGAGTGTCGCACCGAGGTAGAGCCCGAGGCTGGCAACACAAGGCGCAGCCACAAGAGCCTCTTCCAGTGGCTCCTAGAACAAGCGTAA
- the akap11 gene encoding A-kinase anchor protein 11 isoform X4, giving the protein MMELLRSLRVHTLKDEEILLLKDPKRPFERKDSVSQACSRALCILRHSPTPQISVCTMLGLLARYTAGIRYALELQVLQRGTSEACQAEDDDTNQSVSSIEEDFVTAFEHLEEEDTGAHSQRNQRDVASQTVPYTHLKDLTGSRIIISSIPRKSVRKGKAAAKVSETVLKSTAWPEISEIPYGLSSLPKGRATSLTESDESDCSSPSPIIFLDEVGYQKSLKAKLDIPKIPILKDGVEDSDSEVSEFFDSFDQFDELDQSSDSNIKVLKEQPLPGQTEKYVDSSGCKFVSRGCSTTAMNPHKFDHRTLPANVKKPTPLKPGSPYSIHSDAPDSPRPARTPCEEGGPLFSPVRSSAFSPLGEGGSLEYFWKADGDGSELRKPQDLCSLYKTYSDFANSLSKEILGSVCGYSSPVDFNINKNLSCVCHKEFKNTNGHLMKLSDIQETVTITKSQSQTLKDGIQKFATDLVEMSLGSALRDLQKGVSSCTTTLCHLAARLTSSVFQMAFHEIGMRHAYVLKERAINGLAGFLVGEAISGALKEFLFVKKQIFNNTVTRFAADLAEELVFEGIMEVCQFSHPSTPLTPGDWSFEQDEEVVSSYASDLSESVLQEAFIELSQADVTFTTQAAISVSVDNICYVSAEDSSLITKTCSAQTSYLGSQAVTEAANQEPDPGCTVKKALYCVSGIASCVPVPVAGKVISHVQNSDEPSQYKPSIGHVCQTSPKRTICCQGEVASSTSDTSAATQTESSPGPARIQDASGEEIVDGMSTESDSGKPSIGKTFQNFSGNMVDTIVGEAFDLMHSSTKVKKKVEDCADFLSKTIAARISTPSHGIVKSHVSTQRGSSQIPFHLVPKGSSDPSSRSVCPVSKLTPEVRSVVRRDTLEVPSFEVASCGGRKVGAEDFSSSNSGTKSVEIPSTPPSSPQQPSEQYSEKQIRQFSKKLKGTLAKEFSPATPPPTPYYPPATDTKEAGSVSDKADFMLKLIRSLSEEAGSNEDEEENQKDGPHTRNCQSELSPNVRSRMFERSALHYAERLACHIVSMATEMDTLSLGDVKKPMGDESKGSVALHSAQFSEQTLNSLWTYAGEVAGEVINDVKRMMSSTHCRHKTIKRGSVNSTDKCQSGDGLLGSLTCQLSGDVQASGMSSEYPSCESVTDEYAGYLIKVLKKEGGNRELILDQYATRLAYRSIKSGLAHAARKIKQRSPLRLHSSRRLHNDRSPDVSQIPISKSTHTALTDGKDGSSCESLPCACQDSQDMSSNEYVELVNFAESLAYNITCDVTRKLRMSSVRLPKSLTDSCLYRKSSVEDMRENLIKNTFSCSLLTYTETNRLYHSTSSLNDSKSNSSVMQVIEHYARKIVDDTLEMTLGPACVQAAGDRRALEPNSFTEKLAEAYETCRYCQGRECLFCSRDGRRGFQGLKRRQQESDAVTGLEIPRIHIDLEKRATFAEEMVSSVIEKAKKELSCTSLNADSGIGHDGASFAESLTTEIMTSALSNVCQTVNFGTPRRDGVNVTESTVSQQLSLSVGDDSLGSWSNLSFEEDHPDESSSFHHLSDSSNGNSSSWSSLGLEGEVYEEHLSFSPSDSDCAEEKEAEAKEDSGGAVRVEREHGQAERALLVVSTDVQGGAMDPQLTAVLQWIAASIADLSLMQLSHFSGQELQQLPAVAQRLREREFRVADLLQALLRYFEECRTEVEPEAGNTRRSHKSLFQWLLEQA; this is encoded by the exons ATGATGGAGTTGCTTAGATCACTACGTGTTCATACTCTTAAAGATGAAGAGATTCTGCTCCTCAAAGACCCCAAAAGACCATTTGAGAGGAAAGACAGTGTTTCTCAG GCCTGTTCAAGAGCCTTGTGTATATTGAGACATAGCCCCACTCCTCAGATTAGTGTTTGCACCATGCTGGGGTTGTTGGCTCGATACACAGCTGGGATAAGGTATGCCCTGGAGTTACAGGTTCTGCAGAGAGGCACTTCAGAAGCATGTCAAGCTGAGGATGATGACACAAATCAGTCTGTCTCTTCTATTGAAGAGGACTTTGTTACTGCTTTTGAACATCTTGAAGAGGAGGACACAG GTGCCCATAGTCAGAGGAACCAAAGGGACGTGGCATCCCAGACAGTCCCTTACACTCATTTAAAAGACTTAACTGGATCTCGTATTATTATAAGTTCTATACCTAGGAAGTCAGTGCGCAAAGGAAAGGCTGCTGCAAAAGTGTCAGAAACTGTCCTAAAGTCAACAGCGTGGCCCGAAATTTCAGAAATCCCATATGGACTTAGCAGTCTGCCAAAGGGACGTGCTACTTCACTCACGGAGTCAGATGAATCAGACTGCTCAAGTCCCAGTCCTATTATATTCCTGGATGAAGTTGGATATCAGAAGAGTCTTAAAGCAAAACTTGACATTCCCAAGATCCCCATTCTAAAGGATGGAGTAGAAGACTCTGACTCAGAAGTCAGTGAATTTTTCGACAGCTTTGATCAGTTTGATGAACTAGACCAGTCCTCTGATTCCAACATCAAGGTCCTTAAAGAACAGCCCCTCCCTGGTCAAACAGAGAAGTATGTTGACAGCTCTGGATGTAAATTTGTATCAAGGGGGTGCTCGACCACAGCAATGAATCCTCACAAGTTTGATCATAGGACTCTTCCAGCCAATGTCAAGAAACCAACTCCACTTAAACCAGGATCACCGTACAGTATTCACTCTGATGCACCAGATTCCCCACGGCCAGCGAGGACTCCCTGCGAGGAAGGTGGGCCGCTCTTCAGTCCAGTTCGTTCATCTGCATTTAGCCCACTGGGAGAAGGAGGGTCCTTAGAGTATTTTTGGAAGGCAGATGGTGATGGCTCAGAATTACGTAAACCACAGGACCTTTGCTCACTGTACAAAACATACTCTGATTTTGCCAACAGCCTGTCAAAAGAAATTCTTGGATCGGTCTGTGGGTACTCCTCCCCTGttgattttaacattaataagaaCTTGAGCTGTGTGTGTCATAAGGAGTTCAAAAACACTAATGGGCATCTAATGAAGCTCTCAGACATCCAGGAGACAGTCACCATCACTAAATCCCAATCACAGACTCTTAAGGATGGGATTCAGAAGTTTGCTACAGACTTAGTCGAAATGAGCCTTGGAAGTGCCTTAAGGGACTTGCAGAAAGGTGTGTCCTCCTGTACCACTACACTTTGCCATTTGGCTGCAAGGCTGACATCTTCAGTATTTCAAATGGCCTTTCATGAGATAGGTATGCGCCATGCATACGTGTTAAAAGAGCGTGCCATAAATGGTCTGGCCGGGTTCTTAGTAGGAGAAGCCATTTCTGGAGCCCTCAAAGAGTTTCTGTTTGTGAAAAAGCAGATTTTCAACAACACTGTCACACGATTTGCTGCAGATCTTGCTGAGGAATTAGTGTTTGAAGGAATTATGGAGGTTTGCCAGTTTTCACATCCCTCAACGCCACTCACACCAGGTGACTGGTCGTTTGAGCAAGACGAGGAAGTGGTTTCATCCTATGCCTCTGATCTGTCGGAGTCCGTTCTCCAAGAGGCTTTTATAGAGCTCTCACAAGCTGATGTGACATTCACTACCCAGGCAGCTATCAGTGTGTCAGTAGACAATATTTGCTATGTGAGTGCTGAAGATAGTTCTCTCATCACAAAAACCTGCAGTGCCCAAACAAGCTATCTTGGATCTCAGGCCGTCACAGAGGCTGCAAATCAAGAGCCTGATCCTGGTTGCACAGTGAAGAAAGCCTTGTATTGCGTGTCAGGTATCGCCAGTTGTGTTCCAGTTCCTGTGGCTGGCAAGGTCATATCCCATGTACAGAACTCAGATGAACCTTCTCAGTATAAACCCAGTATTGGTCACGTGTGTCAGACCAGCCCTAAAAGAACCATTTGTTGCCAAGGGGAAGTTGCATCATCAACCTCAGATACGTCTGCAGCAACTCAGACTGAATCATCACCTGGTCCCGCAAGAATCCAGGATGCCAGTGGTGAGGAAATTGTCGACGGCATGTCCACTGAAAGTGATTCTGGTAAGCCCTCGATTGGAAAGActtttcaaaacttttctgGAAATATGGTGGACACTATAGTAGGTGAGGCATTCGATCTAATGCATTCTTCTacaaaagtaaagaaaaaagtagAGGACTGTGCAGACTTTTTGAGCAAAACAATAGCAGCTCGCATATCCACTCCAAGCCATGGAATTGTTAAATCACATGTGTCGACTCAGAGAGGTTCCTCTCAGATTCCCTTTCACTTGGTGCCAAAGGGTTCTAGTGACCCATCCTCCAGAAGTGTATGTCCAGTATCCAAGCTCACCCCAGAGGTCCGTTCTGTCGTGAGAAGGGACACGCTGGAAGTACCCAGTTTTGAAGTTGCCTCCTGTGGCGGTAGAAAAGTAGGTGCAGAAGATTTTTCAAGCAGCAACTCTGGAACGAAATCAGTTGAAATTCCTAGCACTCCACCCTCAAGTCCTCAGCAGCCATCGGAACAGTACAGTGAGAAACAGATCAGACAGTTCTCAAAGAAGCTCAAAGGTACGCTTGCAAAAGAATTTTCTCCTGCGACTCCTCCACCCACCCCTTATTACCCGCCTGCCACCGACACCAAAGAAGCTGGTTCAGTTTCAGACAAGGCTGATTTCATGCTGAAACTCATTAGGTCTCTCTCTGAAGAAGCTGGCAGCAATGAAGACGAGGAGGAGAACCAGAAAGATGGTCCACACACTAGAAACTGCCAGTCAGAGCTGAGTCCCAATGTCAGGAGCAGAATGTTCGAGAGGAGTGCGCTCCATTATGCAGAGCGTTTAGCGTGCCACattgtttccatggcaactGAGATGGACACACTAAGTCTTGGAGATGTGAAGAAGCCTATGGGTGACGAGAGCAAAGGCAGTGTTGCCTTGCATAGTGCACAGTTTTCTGAACAGACTTTGAATTCTTTGTGGACATATGCTGGAGAAGTGGCTGGAGAAGTCATCAACGATGTCAAGAGGATGATGAGTTCAACCCACTGTCGTCACAAAACGATAAAAAGAGGATCTGTAAACTCTACTGACAAGTGTCAGAGTGGAGATGGCCTTTTGGGAAGTTTGACTTGTCAATTGTCTGGTGACGTCCAAGCAAGTGGAATGTCATCAGAGTATCCAAGTTGTGAAAGTGTCACTGATGAATATGCAGGATACCTCATTAAGGTTCTCAAGAAAGAGGGAGGTAACCGAGAGCTTATATTGGATCAGTATGCCACTCGTTTGGCATATCGATCTATTAAATCTGGCCTGGCTCATGCGGCAAGAAAAATAAAGCAGAGATCTCCTTTGAGGCTACACTCCTCTAGGCGTTTACACAATGATCGTAGTCCTGATGTCTCTCAAATTCCCATATCCAAGTCAACCCACACTGCACTTACTGATGGAAAAGATGGATCCTCTTGTGAATCTCTGCCATGTGCTTGTCAAGACAGTCAAGACATGAGCAGTAACGAATATGTAGAACTTGTGAACTTTGCTGAGTCGCTCGCCTACAACATCACATGTGACGTTACGAGAAAGTTGAGAATGTCATCAGTTCGACTGCCTAAATCGCTCACTGATTCTTGCCTCTACAGGAAATCCAGTGTCGAGGACATGCGCGAAAATctcatcaaaaatacattttcatgctCTCTTTTAACTTATACAGAAACTAACAGGCTGTATCATAGTACGAGCAGCTTGAATGATAGCAAAAGCAACAGCAGTGTAATGCAAGTGATTGAACATTATGCCAGGAAAATTGTCGATGACACTTTGGAAATGACGCTGGGGCCAGCATGTGTTCAGGCAGCTGGGGACAGGAGGGCACTCGAACCTAATTCCTTCACAGAAAAGCTGGCTGAGGCATATGAAACCTGCCGATACTGCCAAGGTCGAGAATGCCTGTTTTGCAGTAGAGATGGTCGTCGTGGTTTCCAGGGACTGAAAAGAAGGCAACAAGAATCCGATGCAGTGACTGGACTGGAAATTCCTAGAATTCACATTGATTTGGAGAAGAGAGCTACTTTTGCTGAAGAAATGGTGTCCAGTGTCATTGAAAAAGCCAAAAAAGAGCTGAGCTGCACCAGCTTGAATGCAGACAGTGGGATTGGTCATGATGGCGCAAGCTTTGCAGAAAGTCTTACCACAGAGATTATGACATCTGCATTGTCCAACGTCTGCCAAACCGTCAATTTCGG TACTCCTAGAAGGGATGGCGTCAATGTGACGGAGTCAACAGTGAGTCAACAGCTTAGTTTGAGTGTTGGTGATGACAGTCTTGGAAGCTGGTCCAATCTGAGTTTTGAAGAAGACCACCCAgatgagagcagcagctttcacCATCTAAGTGACAG CAGTAATGGAAACAGCAGTAGCTGGAGCAGTCTGGGTTTAGAAGGCGAGGTTTATGAAGAACATTTGTCCTTCTCTCCATCAGACAG TGACTGTGCTGAAGAGAAGGAAGCTGAGGCCAAAGAGGATTCAGGCG GAGCGGTGCGAGTGGAGAGGGAACATGGGCAGGCAGAAAGAGCTCTTTTGGTGGTCAGTACCGATGTCCAGGGTGGGGCTATGGACCCCCAGCTGACGGCTGTGCTCCAGTGGATCGCCGCCTCTATTGCTGATCTGTCTTTAATGCAGCTTAGCCATTTCTCAGGCCAGGAGCTCCAGCAG CTGCCGGCCGTGGCCCAGAGGCTGAGGGAGAGAGAGTTCAGGGTCGCCGACCTCCTGCAGGCTCTGCTGAGATACTTTGAAGAGTGTCGCACCGAGGTAGAGCCCGAGGCTGGCAACACAAGGCGCAGCCACAAGAGCCTCTTCCAGTGGCTCCTAGAACAAGCGTAA